A window from Penicillium oxalicum strain HP7-1 chromosome VIII, whole genome shotgun sequence encodes these proteins:
- a CDS encoding Inositol-1,4,5-trisphosphate 5-phosphatase 1: MFNFRVLRREQPNRSIALQGSDHVLIFHHNAADERSKTAPRCQVEFSEIASVDLKGFRPLGAGYGTLGLVTLNEDVFVCVITGASQAANVRPGESVAKIDNVDFFCLNRSEYELGQDYESSSQFAVDERPGADGREVVTDHPFLALKKLLGDGSFYYSLDFNLTDRLQDRSDKMAAFDIDSLDEDMLWNSYMIHPLLLFRSNLPPVEKEKLDSSQFLTCVIRGFASTLKIPATVSILPRVRTNLPALLTIISRQSSRRAGTRFNSRGIDDDGNVANYVETEVILWLSPGICFSYVQIRGSVPIFWEQTPGLIPGQQKIEVTRSFEATQHAFNQHFENLELEYGAVHVVNLLSELKSGEADLSAKYREHIARSSLRQKEARARSDPHSLLRMTDYDFHAETRGPAGYEASHSIKYDLADSLDGFAYFLSDDSSRSVASATDREGAASTSSILLQQEGVFRTNCLDCLDRTNLVQTIISSMALGAFLSQQGARLSSDLQMRHSTLWADNGDALSKIYAGTGALKSSFTRHGKMSLAGALADARKSATRLYVNNFTDKARQKTIDLLLGRLTNQVPVHLYDPMNELVSEDLGRRADEYSTTKQIRIWVGTFNVNGRDEGPGADLSSWLFPKGDESQEDPTIFAVGFQEIVTLSPQQIMSTNPSNRKGWEQAVQNCLDEHTQRKGTGKYVLLRSGQLVGAALMIYVKANALKAIKDVEGAVKKTGLSGIAGNKGGCAIRFDFSDTSICFVTAHLAAGFGNDDERDRDYETIDRGLRFQKSRSIADHDCTIWLGDFNYRIGLGNSAVRELILHQDLQKLYDNDQLNLHMLAGRVFQYYSEGLITFPPTYKYDVGTDRYDTSDKARIPAWCDRILWRGDGLRQTQYHTADLRCSDHRPVFAKFDCKIDVVDLNRKDSLRRELYKERQREALPDPADLLDFDEEDNYTQGPIAPGLPPASSDRNRWWLDNSAPAKAEIQPPKAGYVPNPLRKSNPFSMDSEPDWVPKARVPTKAPDLPERKPVPPPRRRTAGLSRETSVSSVSMSSRMERLTLEKTPPAVPRKPISLSSQATGGRFTSPSASGLARSSTLPRDFGSANTARSAAAGGNAVPGSQLSHVQRSGDLLGDASGDTIEWKPLLPQR, from the exons ATGTTCAACTTTCGCGTTCTCCGTCGAGAGCAGCCGAATCGGTCAATTGCTTTACAGGGATCTGATCATGTCTTGATCTTTCACCATAATGCGGCTGATGAGAGGTCCAAGACTGCCCCACGTTGTCAGGTTGAATTCTCCGAAATAGCTTCGGTCGACCTCAAGGGGTTCCGGCCGTTGGGGGCTGGGTATGGCACTCTAGGCCTTGTCACACTCAATGAGGATGTTTTTGTTTGCGTGATTACTGGCGCCTCGCAGGCGGCGAATGTACGCCCGGGTGAATCTGTGGCCAAAATCGACAATGTAGACTTTT TTTGCCTGAATAGATCCGAATATGAGTTGGGTCAAGACTACGAGAGCAGCTCCCAGTTTGCCGTCGACGAACGGCCAGGTGCAGACGGTAGAGAAGTGGTGACCGATCACCCTTTTTTGGCCTTGAAGAAGCTTTTGGGGGATGGCAGCTTCTACTACAGTCTTGACTTTAACCTGACGGATCGCTTACAAGATCG TTCGGACAAAATGGCTGCATTTGACATTGATTCCTTGGACGAGGATATGCTGTGGAACTCTTACATGATCCATCCTCTTCTGTTGTTCCGAAGTAACCTGCCTCCggtcgagaaggagaagcttgATAGTTCTCAATTTCTGACATGCGTTATAAGAGGGTTTGCCAGCACACTCAAAATTCCAGCGACAGTTTCAATTCTGCCCCGGGTGCGGACGAATCTACCAGCGCTCCTCACCATCATTTCCAGACAATCATCTCGTCGTGCTGGCACACGGTTCAATTCGCGAGGCATAGATGATGATGGTAATGTTGCTAATTATGTGGAGACTGAGGTGATCCTTTGGCTGTCTCCCGGAATTTGCTTCTCATACGTGCAAATACGTGGCTCAGTACCGATATTTTGGGAGCAGACCCCAGGTCTGATTCCTGGCCAGCAAAAGATTGAAGTGACTCGCTCGTTTGAAGCAACTCAACACGCCTTCAATCAACATTTTGAAAATCTCGAGTTAGAGTACGGAGCGGTCCATGTTGTGAATCTCCTCAGCGAACTCAAATCCGGTGAAGCAGATCTCTCGGCCAAGTATCGCGAACACATTGCTCGAAGTTCACTCAGGCAGAAGGAAGCACGGGCACGATCAGACCCTCACAGTCTGCTTCGAATGACGGACTATGATTTCCACGCGGAAACTCGGGGCCCGGCCGGGTATGAAGCCAGCCACTCAATCAAGTACGACCTGGCCGACTCTTTAGACGGATTTGCGTATTTCCTCTCAGATGACAGCTCCCGCTCGGTTGCGTCTGCAACGGACAGAGAGGGTGCCGCTAGCACCTCTTCTATTCTGCTTCAGCAAGAAGGCGTCTTTCGAACAAATTGTCTCGATTGTTTGGATCGTACCAATCTTGTTCAAACCATCATTAGCTCAATGGCGTTGGGTGCGTTTCTTTCCCAGCAAGGTGCGAGGCTGAGCTCTGATCTTCAAATGCGCCACTCCACCTTGTGGGCCGATAATGGAGACGCCCTGTCGAAGATCTACGCTGGAACTGGAGCTCTCAAGTCTTCTTTTACCCGTCACGGGAAAATGTCTCTTGCCGGGGCTCTAGCAGATGCCCGGAAAAGTGCCACCAGACTCTACGTCAATAATTTCACGGATAAAGCCCGCCAAAAGACGATTGATCTTTTGCTAGGAAGACTGACAAATCAAGTCCCCGTGCACCTGTACGATCCGATGAATGAGCTTGTGAGCGAAGACCTTGGTCGACGCGCAGATGAATACTCCACCACCAAGCAGATACGTATTTGGGTCGGCACCTTCAATGTGAATGGCCGTGATGAAGGCCCCGGAGCCGATCTTTCATCATGGCTATTCCCCAAGGGGGATGAATCTCAAGAAGATCCCACGATCTTCGCTGTGGGGTTTCAAGAGATCGTCACTCTCAGTCCCCAGCAGATCATGTCGACTAATCCTAGCAATCGAAAGGGCTGGGAACAAGCTGTTCAAAATTGTCTGGATGAGCATACGCAACGAAAAGGAACGGGCAAGTATGTGTTGCTGCGAAGTGGACAGCTCGTGGGCGCTGCTCTAATGATCTATGTCAAGGCGAATGCGCTGAAAGCTATCAAAGACGTCGAGGGCGCTGTCAAGAAG ACTGGACTTTCCGGGATTGCCGGAAACAAAGGGGGCTGTGCGATTCGGTTCGACTTTTCGGATACCAGCATATGTTTTGTGACTGCTCACTTAGCTGCTGGGTTTGGCAATGACGACGAAAGAGATCGAGACTATGAGACCATTGATCGTGGCCTTCGATTCCAGAAGAGTCGATCTATCGCCGATCATGACTGTACCATCTGGCTCGGCGATTTCAACTACCGAATTGGGTTGGGAAACTCCGCGGTACGAGAGTTGATCTTACACCAAGATCTTCAAAAACTTTACGATAATGACCAG TTGAATCTGCACATGCTGGCGGGAAGAGTCTTCCAGTACTATTCCGAGGGTCTCATCACATTCCCACCGACCTACAAGTATGATGTAGGAACAGACCGCTATGACACCTC TGATAAAGCCCGCATTCCAGCATGGTGTGACCGAATCCTCTGGCGAGGCGACGGTCTACGACAAACACAGTATCACACCGCTGACCTCAGATGCTCCGACCACCGACCCGTCTTTGCCAAATTCGACTGCAAGATCGATGTTGTAGACTTGAACAGAAAGGACAGTCTCCGCCGCGAGCTCTACAAAGAACGGCAGCGCGAGGCTCTCCCCGATCCTGCTGATTTGTTAGACTTTGACGAAGAGGATAATTACACCCAGGGCCCTATCGCCCCGGGATTACCCCCTGCGAGTTCTGATCGGAATCGATGGTGGCTTGATAACA GCGCGCCCGCAAAAGCCGAAATACAGCCCCCAAAGGCAGGCTACGTCCCCAATCCTCTTCGCAAGTCGAATCCTTTCTCCATGGACAGTGAGCCAGATTGGGTACCCAAGGCCAGAGTTCCAACGAAAGCACCTGATCTGCCCGAAAGAAAGCCCGTTCCACCCCCACGGCGGAGAACAGCCGGTCTATCGAGAGAGACTAGTGTCTCCTCTGTGTCCATGTCTTCAAGAATGGAGAGATTGACTTTGGAAAAGACTCCACCGGCGGTGCCGCGGAAACCGATCTCGTTGAGCTCTCAAGCCACTGGTGGTCGATTTACTTCTCCTTCAGCGTCGGGCCTGGCGCGAAGTTCGACATTGCCGAGGGATTTTGGATCGGCAAATACAGCGCGGTCTGCTGCCGCCGGCGGTAATGCGGTTCCAGGGTCTCAGTTGTCTCATGTTCAACGCTCGGGTGATCTGTTGGGCGATGCTTCGGGGGATACAATTGAGTGGAAGCCGCTTCTTCCTCAGCGATGA
- a CDS encoding Protein pxr1: MGLAGPKNKTKISHDPNNTKWARSTSGFGHKIMSAQGWAPGDRLGAKDAAHAEHLTSASLTHIKVTLKDDTLGLGARLSREGQPTGLDAFKGLLGRLNGKSEEELTREQRKRDDVHLARYVALKFPEVRFVRGGLLAQEKLQRLPDPAPKKETKDVASDSDSAENTESAPEKSSKSKSKSKEKSKEKSSKKSSKKSRSQSDEADSSSSDKKKKSKKSKKRKADDDEDSESETKSKRRASSPDDKVSSKIQATVSTVSAIPLGERRPIGRQVFRGRHIAQKKRALMDDKSLNEIFMVKA, encoded by the exons ATGGGTTTGGCCGGCCCCAAAAA CAAAACCAAAATCTCCCATGATCCCAACAACACCAAATGGGCCCGGTCCACGTCCGGCTTTGGCCACAAAATCATGAGTGCTCAGGGCTGGGCCCCTGGTGATCGATTGGGTGCCAAAGATGCGGCGCATGCGGAACATCTGACCTCGGCCAGTCTGACCCACATCAAGGTCACTCTCAAGGACGACACACTCGGGTTGGGTGCTCGCTTGAGCCGTGAAGGCCAACCCACGGGCCTGGATGCATTCAAGGGATTGCTGGGTCGACTGAACGGCAAGAGTGAGGAGGAATTGACCCGCGAACAACGGAAGAGAGATGATGTGCACCTCGCCCGTTATGTGGCGCTCAAGTTCCCGGAGGTGCGATTTGTGCGTGGTGGTCTCTTGGCTCAGGAAAAACTCCAGCGGTTGCCCGACCCGGCTCccaagaaagaaaccaaGGATGTGGCCAGCGACAGCGACTCCGCCGAGAATACCGAATCTGCGCCCGAGAAATCTTCCAAATCCAAATCAAAGTCCAAGGAGAAGTCCAAGGAAAAGTCTTCGAAGAAATCCTCCAAAAAGTCTCGGTCTCAGTCCGATGAGGCAGACAGCTCATCATcggataagaagaagaagtcgaagaagtcaaagaagagaaaggcggacgatgacgaggacaGTGAATCCGAGACCAAGTCCAAACGCCGTGCTTCCTCTCCCGACGACAAGGTTTCGAGCAAGATTCAAGCTACAGTATCCACGGTATCGGCTATTCCCTTGGGCGAACGTCGGCCCATTGGGAGACAAGTATTCCGCGGGCGGCATATTGCACAGAAAAAACGTGCTCTCATGGACGACAAGTCGCTCAATGAG ATCTTCATGGTCAAGGCATAG